AAGAAAAGGCATAAATTTGATGTTCATTATTTTTGTCCAGAGGAATAGCAGTTGAGGATTTCTCTGCCCCCCATGGCCTTCGCCTTGTGATAGAGGACTACCCTTATGCAGTTGATGGACTAGACATTTGGGCTGCTATTAAGACATGGGTGCAAGAGTATGTCTACTTATACTACCCCTCAGATGATGCAATTCAGCAAGACTCTGAACTCCAAGCTTGGTGGAAAGAACTTGTAGAGGTTGGTCATGGTGACAAGAAAAATGAGCCATGGTGGCCTAAAATGCAAACTCGTGCCGAGTTGATTGAATCAAGCACCACCCTCATTTGGACTGCTTCAGCCCTTCATGCAGCTGTTAATTTTGGACAATACCCATATGGAGGTCTCATCTTAAACCGTCCAACTCTTAGCCGGCGATTCATGCCGGAGAAAGGTACTGCCGAGTATGATGAGCTGGTAACAAATACTCAGAAGGCTTACTTGAGGACAATTACACCAAAGCTTCAAACTCTCATTGATCTTTCAGTCATTGAAATATTGTCAAGGCATGCTTCTGATGAGTACTACCTTGGGCAAAGAGACAGTGCTGAGTATTGGACTTCTGATGCAAATGCCATAGCAGCCTTCAAGAAGTTTGGAACAACGCTGGCTGAGATTGAGGCACAACTCACAGTGAGGAACAACAATGAGACGTTGAGGAACCGAGTTGGGCCAGTGAGCATGCCTTACACTCTGCTCTATCCTACAAGTGAGGAGGGACTTACTTTCAGGGGAATCCCCAATAGTGTCTCCATCTAAAAGGGTGTACAGTGCAGATGGTTTATAAATAATTGTGGTTGTGGCTTTGAAATAATTCATGTGAGATAGGGAATTTCAATTCCTCTGTCCACTTATGTATAATTAAGTATATTGCGTTTGATTGCTTAAATGTTGCTTAAATGTTAATTTGACAATAAGAAAAGCTTGGATTGTTGGTACATTGCTAGTTTCAAAATCTTCTACTTCATTCTAGATTTTTGGTTTATAAGAACAAATTATGGATTTAAGTTGGTATCATaggttttaaaaattatttaataacgGAAGTTGAATACTAAAACTAAACACTCACTTGCAATATCATGTTGCaatattttcaataaaaatttattgatgGATTTGGATATCCATATGTTAAAAATTCATTAATGAATCACGGTTGGGTTGATTTTCTTAAAACAAGTTTAATGTATCATAAATGGGCtaataaatcattttttatcTATCTGTTACAATCCGATACAAAATTTATCCAAGTCATCCATTTGTCACTCCAAGCTAAATGAGAATTAACTATCAAGACAATGAAGATGAGTAGGTTTATTAGGAAAAAAACACGTAAAGATAGCTTGTGTGTGTGCTAGCACCGCTGCCTCTACCACTCAATTATCACGTCTACTATACAGTTCACTAAACTGCTCTCATTGCCACTTGGCAGTTGGCACCCTCTATCTTTGTCAGGCATGCTCTATCACTAACACTCCTCACCACCGAGGGGTATCATCCACCACCTCCTGACACCCTCCACCAGTTGTTGTGAAAGCTcacagatgaagatgatggtggtagGGGATGCCGATCAGCGGCAATGATGTTGGAAGTTGCTAGGCAATGATAATAGCAGAGTGTTTGGTGGTGGCGACAATATAAGGTATCTGGTAGTACCGCATTTGGGTACCAAATAGGAACGGTAGTGGAGGATGTAAGGTAATGATGGTGATAGAGGGTTGTAAAGGTCTTCGTCTTGGATGGCGGGATTGGCGGCGATAGTGGTAGTGGTAGAAGTGAAAGGTGTTGGGTTGTGGCAGCAATGTACGTGGAGGTGTTGGGTTGCGATAGCGGTGGATGGTGGGAGAAGATGATGAGATAAAATCGTCCTCCATTTGGGTAGGTCTCTCAAATACAAGTGAACATCAATGCATGAGACGAGGTACAAGAAGATTTGCCATCATACTGTTCTTGCATTTTGTGATGAACATCCTACTTTCCGCCACAATTAGCTAACACGCAGTAAAATGACCAGAGTGCAGAAGCACGTAATAAGGAAAAAcatttaaatttcaaaagaCCAACATCagcatgataaaaaaaaaactgcaaaCAGGAATTGGCAATCCTGAAGTTTTAAGGGTTTGGCATCACAGAGACACAGACATTACAGAATTGCCTCCAAGAATAATTCAAAAAATTTGTTTGTTCAAAAGGAAAAGCAAAATTTAAGGTCTAACCAGATCCACCACATAATATGCAACCCTACAAAGTCCATCAGAAAAACCATTATGATTCCTAATTCATCCATACCTGTGACAAATTACCAAAATTTAGACTACAGAAGCACAAGCCCAAGCTCTGACGGCTTCAATTCCTGCTTAATTCGGTAGTTGTAAAGATAATAATGAAGTTTCCCATCACCTGGTCCAAACTTAAGTTCCTTCAAGAAGGTTTCATTCTGCATGACATCCAATGCATTGAAAACATCAAAATCCTTCTGCTTTGCTACAATTAGGGCATCATTCATCAGCTGAAGCAAAGGGGTAGCTGTCGAAACATTATAAAACGAATACGCTGCTTTCAAGACTGAATAATTTTGGTTGCCAAGGATGGTAGAAGGAAGTGTGTAAAAACTACAAAAGTCAGTGACCTCATGAGTTTCAGGACTTTCAACCAGATAACTATCAACAACATTCTCCCTTGGAAGAAGCCAGTGCTCCACATCATTTTCATCAAAATCAGGCGCAACAACAAAAGAGCTCAAGTAATTCCTAATTAGCCTTGTTACTGCAGGAACATCATGAATTTCCATCTTTCTAAACCCTGGGGTGACTGTTGATTCTGGTAGCTTATAAAGCTTGATGGTTCGACTCATTGTCATCCGCGCACCAAGCCTAGAGAAACCAACATCAATTAGCTTCTTGGGATTCAGAGATCTGTGCCAGTATTGACAATTTGCTATAGGTGTAGGAAGAACCACTCCAGCAGTGTAGGCTGCCTGCCACATATTCTCCAAGTGCACCCTCCTGGTCACCTCTTTGATCATGACAGGAGCAAGCCTCTTTGTTCGAAGCTTCTTATGAACACACAGAAAATTAATCTCAGCCATATTAACAACCTCATCACGGACTCGAATTCTAGAAGGAATACCTGTTATAAAGGCAACCATCTTCTTGGAACTTTTAACACGGACACCAATATGCCAACTCTTGAAATACCCAGGAGGTTGGAGTGCCCAGCGCAGAAACTCCTTTGAATAGTTAAATCTAAACATATTCTCATAATCTTCAACATAATTATTGGCAAGAAGGTTGTATACCTCATCACAAATCTGCTCAGAGTTGATGTCACAAGTAAACCATTCATAGAGGTTGGGAAGGTTGTACGGTTCCTGTTTGACCTCAGATAAGGGGGTTGGAGGCTCAATAGGACCTTCTGGCAAACTGGTGTCTCCTAAATCCTTGAACTGCCCAACAGGTTGGGTTTCCcaaaatttatgttttttttccaaAGAGAGAGATTCTTGAACTTTTTGTGCTAGACTATCCAATGCAAGATCACTCTCAGCAGGTGCATTCCCATCTGGGttgggattttgagtttcttCAGGTGACCCAGAGGAAGCATTGCTATCAGCCATTTGAAATGATTTCAGAAAAGTAATCTGGAAGACAAAATAGATACTTTTCAATGAACAGACTAGATAGAAGAAAGCAAAATATTCCCTTAACTCTAGATGGCTGCTAAAGTAAGAAGATgctttaaaacaaaatttgttATCAAACAAAACAATACTACTGCTAATCCTGTCAAGTTCAGTCATTTCTATTCACATAATCGAGAACAAACCAAAACTATATTATTTAACGCAACGGTAATTGGcataaaaatacaaattaaatgaCATAGATTCTAGGTAATTGTCATGCAAAGAAAATCTACTCTTCAAAACTAAATCAAGTACAAATAAGTCAAAATAAATACAACATCTGAAGAAGAGCTCAACTTTAAATACA
This portion of the Lotus japonicus ecotype B-129 chromosome 3, LjGifu_v1.2 genome encodes:
- the LOC130746520 gene encoding glycylpeptide N-tetradecanoyltransferase 1-like; protein product: MADSNASSGSPEETQNPNPDGNAPAESDLALDSLAQKVQESLSLEKKHKFWETQPVGQFKDLGDTSLPEGPIEPPTPLSEVKQEPYNLPNLYEWFTCDINSEQICDEVYNLLANNYVEDYENMFRFNYSKEFLRWALQPPGYFKSWHIGVRVKSSKKMVAFITGIPSRIRVRDEVVNMAEINFLCVHKKLRTKRLAPVMIKEVTRRVHLENMWQAAYTAGVVLPTPIANCQYWHRSLNPKKLIDVGFSRLGARMTMSRTIKLYKLPESTVTPGFRKMEIHDVPAVTRLIRNYLSSFVVAPDFDENDVEHWLLPRENVVDSYLVESPETHEVTDFCSFYTLPSTILGNQNYSVLKAAYSFYNVSTATPLLQLMNDALIVAKQKDFDVFNALDVMQNETFLKELKFGPGDGKLHYYLYNYRIKQELKPSELGLVLL